The Streptomyces sp. NBC_01363 region TCGCGATGCAGCAGTTGCGCAACGTGGCCACGCTGCCCTGGATCAAGGGTCTCGCCGTCATGCCGGACGTTCATTTCGGCAAGGGCGCGACGGTCGGTTCGGTGATCGCGATGCACGGTGCGGTCTGTCCGGCGGCGGTCGGTGTGGACATCGGCTGCGGAATGTCCGCGGTGAAGACCTCCCTGACGGCCAATGACCTGCCGGGCGACCTGTCCCGGCTCCGGTCGAAGATCGAGCAGGCCATTCCGGTGGGCCGCGGCATGCATGACGAGGTCGTGGAGCCGGACCGGCTGTACGGCTTCCGGGCGCCGGGCTGGGACGACTTCTGGGGACGGTTCGACGGGGTGGCCGATGCGGTCAAGTTCCGTCAGGAACGTGCCACGAAGCAGATGGGAACACTCGGATCGGGGAACCACTTCATCGAGTTCTGCCTCGACGAGTCGGGTTCGGTCTGGCTGATGCTGCACTCCGGATCGCGGAACATTGGCAAGGAACTGGCCGACTTCCACATCGGGCAGGCGCAGAAGCTGCCGCACAACCAGGATCTGATCGACCGCGACCTGGCGGTGTTCATCGCCGACACCCCGCAGATGGCGGCGTACCGGAACGACTTGTTCTGGGCGCAGGAGTACGCGAAGCACAACCGGGCCGTCATGATGGCGCTCTTCCAGAACGTGGTCCGCAAGGAGTTCAAGAAGGCCAAGGTGACCTTCGAGCCGGTCATCTCCTGCCACCACAACTATGTGGCGGAGGAGCGGTACGACGGCATGGACCTGCTGGTCACGCGGAAGGGCGCGATCCGTGCGGGGTCCGGGGACTTCGGGATCATCCCGGGTTCGATGGGCACCGGTTCGTACATCGTGAAGGGCCTCGGGAACGAGAAGTCGTTCAACTCGGCCTCGCACGGTGCCGGCCGGAAGATGAGCCGGAACGCCGCGAAGCGGCGCTTCTCGACGCGCGACCTGGAGGATCAGACGCGGGGCGTGGAGTGCCGTAAGGACTCCGGCGTCGTGGACGAGATTCCGGCCGCGTACAAGCCGATCGAGAAGGTCATCGAGCAGCAGCGGGACCTGGTGGAGGTCGTCGCCAAGCTCAAGCAGATCGTGTGCGTGAAGGGCTGAGGGCCTTGGCCGGGGCCCGGTTGAAGGTCTTTGCGCACGGCTGAACGGAAGGGCCTCGGGCGCGGGTGGTGTGTCCGGGGCCCTTCCTG contains the following coding sequences:
- a CDS encoding RtcB family protein; the encoded protein is MSYVEVPGAKVPIRMWADPASVEDVAMQQLRNVATLPWIKGLAVMPDVHFGKGATVGSVIAMHGAVCPAAVGVDIGCGMSAVKTSLTANDLPGDLSRLRSKIEQAIPVGRGMHDEVVEPDRLYGFRAPGWDDFWGRFDGVADAVKFRQERATKQMGTLGSGNHFIEFCLDESGSVWLMLHSGSRNIGKELADFHIGQAQKLPHNQDLIDRDLAVFIADTPQMAAYRNDLFWAQEYAKHNRAVMMALFQNVVRKEFKKAKVTFEPVISCHHNYVAEERYDGMDLLVTRKGAIRAGSGDFGIIPGSMGTGSYIVKGLGNEKSFNSASHGAGRKMSRNAAKRRFSTRDLEDQTRGVECRKDSGVVDEIPAAYKPIEKVIEQQRDLVEVVAKLKQIVCVKG